One window from the genome of Ailuropoda melanoleuca isolate Jingjing chromosome 5, ASM200744v2, whole genome shotgun sequence encodes:
- the FOXB1 gene encoding forkhead box protein B1: MPRPGRNTYSDQKPPYSYISLTAMAIQSSPEKMLPLSEIYKFIMDRFPYYRENTQRWQNSLRHNLSFNDCFIKIPRRPDQPGKGSFWALHPSCGDMFENGSFLRRRKRFKVLKSDHLAPSKPADAAQYLQQQAKLRLSALAASGTHLPQMPAAAYNLGGVAQPSGFKHPFAIENIIAREYKMPGGLAFSAMQPVPAAYPLPNQLTTMSSSLGTGWPHVYGSAGMIDSATPISMASGDYSAYGVPLKPLCHAAGQTLPAIPVPIKPTPAAVPALPALPAPIPTLLSNSPPSLSPTSSQTATSQSSPATPSETLTSPASALHSVAVH, from the coding sequence ATGCCTCGGCCCGGCCGCAACACGTACAGCGACCAAAAGCCGCCCTACTCGTACATCTCGCTGACCGCGATGGCCATCCAGAGCTCGCCGGAGAAGATGCTGCCTTTGAGCGAGATCTACAAGTTCATCATGGACCGCTTCCCTTACTACCGGGAGAACACGCAGCGCTGGCAGAACAGCCTGCGCCACAACCTCTCCTTCAACGACTGTTTCATCAAGATCCCGCGGCGGCCAGACCAACCGGGCAAGGGCAGCTTCTGGGCGCTGCACCCCAGCTGCGGGGACATGTTCGAGAACGGCAGCTTTCTGCGGCGCCGCAAGCGCTTCAAGGTACTCAAGTCCGACCACCTGGCGCCCAGCAAGCCCGCCGACGCCGCGCAGTATCTGCAGCAGCAGGCCAAGCTGCGCCTCAGCGCGCTTGCGGCCTCCGGCACGCACCTGCCACAGATGCCCGCCGCCGCCTACAACCTGGGCGGCGTGGCGCAGCCCTCGGGCTTCAAGCACCCCTTCGCCATCGAGAATATCATCGCTCGCGAGTACAAGATGCCTGGGGGGCTGGCCTTCTCCGCCATGCAGCCGGTGCCCGCCGCCTACCCGCTCCCCAACCAGTTGACTACCATGAGCAGCTCGTTGGGCACTGGCTGGCCACACGTGTACGGTTCCGCAGGCATGATCGATTCAGCCACCCCTATCTCCATGGCTAGTGGCGATTACAGCGCCTACGGCGTGCCACTGAAGCCTCTGTGCCACGCAGCAGGCCAGACGCTGCCCGCAATCCCGGTGCCCATCAAGCCCACACCGGCCGCAGTGCCCGCACTGCCCGCGTTGCCTGCGCCCATCCCCACCTTGCTCTCGAACTCGCCGCCCTCGCTCAGCCCCACGTCCTCGCAAACAGCCACCAGCCAAAGCAGCCCTGCCACTCCCAGTGAAACGCTCACTAGCCCGGCCTCCGCCTTGCACTCGGTGGCGGTGCACTGA